One segment of Candidatus Gorgyraea atricola DNA contains the following:
- the mfd gene encoding transcription-repair coupling factor → MFESIKIYKGEDVNYNTLAKELSEYGYERCQGISEPGDYSMRGSIIDIFPPTFEGPVRIELSGNKVSSIKSFSITSSETLEEHAMVIILPKLGLYPKRRKLKEIELGEKRPLESFIDIQLNDYVVHVDHGVGRFRGFEKIDFNGAEKDHIVIEYADSDKLYVPIEEMNLIQKYVAFEKRPPKLHRLGSKAWQNAKEKVKKGIYSMAFELIELSAMRLKLRGFKFSEDTEWQGEFKKRFPFKETPDQARSWQEVKKDMESSKPMDRLLCGDVGYGKTEVALRAAFKAVMDNKQVAILVPTTLLAEQHLITFKDRMKDFPIKVEIVCRFRTQGEIAKIIKEAEKGLVDVIIGTHAILRKNLKFKDLGLVVIDEEQRFGVRDKERLKRMRSLVDILTLTATPIPRTLYMSLMGVKDMSIIETPPKDRLPVEVIVSEYDSALVKQAILREKKRRGQVFFIHNRVETIDKVAVNLSKLVPSVKMAIAHGQMHSRELEKVMRDFMKGTIDVLVCTIIIESGIDIPNANTLIVNRADRFGLADLYQLKGRVGRFKNKAYAYFLVPKGRVISSESEKRLRALERYRELGSGFKIAMEDLEIRGAGNVLGSQQHGYISTVGFDLYCRMLREIVGQVKAEKD, encoded by the coding sequence ATGTTTGAATCTATAAAGATCTACAAAGGTGAAGATGTAAATTACAATACTCTCGCTAAAGAGCTGTCTGAGTATGGCTACGAGAGATGCCAGGGGATCTCTGAGCCTGGTGACTATAGCATGCGCGGCAGCATAATAGATATATTTCCGCCTACCTTTGAAGGCCCAGTAAGGATCGAGCTCTCAGGAAATAAAGTTTCTTCAATAAAGAGTTTCAGCATTACTTCAAGCGAAACACTTGAAGAGCATGCCATGGTTATTATCCTGCCGAAGCTGGGGCTGTATCCAAAGAGGAGAAAATTAAAAGAGATCGAGCTTGGCGAAAAAAGGCCGCTGGAGTCATTTATAGATATACAGCTGAATGATTATGTTGTTCATGTCGATCATGGCGTAGGCCGGTTCAGGGGATTTGAAAAGATAGATTTTAACGGCGCGGAAAAGGATCACATTGTAATAGAGTATGCTGATAGTGATAAGCTCTACGTGCCAATAGAAGAGATGAATCTGATACAGAAGTACGTGGCATTTGAAAAAAGGCCGCCAAAATTGCACAGGCTCGGCTCAAAGGCATGGCAAAACGCGAAAGAGAAGGTCAAAAAGGGAATATATTCAATGGCATTTGAGCTTATTGAACTGAGCGCAATGCGTCTTAAGCTGCGTGGATTCAAGTTTTCAGAAGACACAGAATGGCAGGGCGAATTTAAGAAAAGATTTCCTTTTAAAGAAACACCTGACCAGGCGCGCTCGTGGCAGGAAGTAAAAAAAGATATGGAATCCTCCAAGCCAATGGACAGGCTCCTGTGTGGTGATGTAGGCTATGGCAAGACCGAGGTTGCGCTGCGGGCTGCATTTAAGGCAGTCATGGATAATAAACAGGTCGCCATACTTGTACCAACGACCTTGCTTGCTGAACAGCATTTGATCACATTTAAAGACAGGATGAAAGATTTTCCTATAAAGGTGGAGATCGTCTGTCGATTCAGGACGCAGGGCGAGATCGCCAAGATCATCAAGGAAGCTGAAAAAGGCCTCGTCGATGTGATAATAGGTACGCATGCTATTTTAAGAAAGAATCTGAAATTCAAGGACCTGGGCCTGGTCGTTATAGACGAGGAACAGCGCTTTGGCGTAAGAGACAAAGAGAGACTTAAGAGGATGCGTTCGCTTGTGGATATCCTGACATTGACAGCTACTCCAATACCGCGCACACTTTACATGTCTCTTATGGGCGTGAAAGACATGTCCATTATAGAGACGCCGCCCAAAGACAGGCTGCCTGTCGAGGTCATTGTGTCAGAATATGACAGCGCCTTAGTGAAGCAGGCTATCTTAAGGGAGAAAAAGCGTAGGGGCCAGGTATTTTTTATACACAATAGAGTCGAGACAATAGACAAAGTAGCTGTGAATCTCTCTAAGCTTGTCCCTAGCGTGAAAATGGCTATTGCGCATGGCCAGATGCACTCAAGAGAACTGGAAAAGGTGATGAGGGATTTTATGAAAGGAACTATTGACGTTCTCGTCTGTACCATTATAATAGAGTCTGGTATAGATATACCGAATGCCAATACATTGATAGTGAATCGAGCGGATCGATTCGGACTCGCAGACTTATATCAATTAAAAGGTCGCGTGGGCAGGTTTAAGAACAAGGCATACGCGTATTTTCTAGTGCCAAAGGGCCGCGTTATAAGCAGTGAATCAGAAAAGCGCTTAAGGGCCCTGGAGCGTTACAGAGAATTGGGCTCTGGCTTTAAGATCGCGATGGAGGATCTGGAGATAAGGGGCGCGGGCAATGTGCTTGGCTCGCAGCAACACGGATATATCTCAACAGTTGGGTTTGACCTGTAT
- the argS gene encoding arginine--tRNA ligase: MSKLEEKIINLIEESIKKSYPDCPAKVLPEVYLEYPKEDRFGDFSTNIAMRLTQSLKRSPMEIASNLVREMVRPKDDIDQIKIEKPGFINFYLSRSSAIDELKDILGQKNKFGCSTIGKGKKVQIEFVSANPTGPLTVAHGRQAAIGDSLARIMENCGYKVTREYYLNDEGVQMNILGCSVKARFLEAIGEGSGFPENGYKGDYIYEIAREMKDRAKKDTPDKSFADYAYKQIMTTIKKDLDDFGVHFDVWYSQRKLSESGKIKKALAILKDKGFLYEKDGATWFASTRFKDDKDRVVIKNDGSFTYLAPDIAYHKEKFEKGYKKVINIWGPDHHGYVNRMKAACQALGFDKDNLSILISQLVTLYRDKKPMKMSTREGEFITLRQVIDEVGKDAGRFFFMMRRTDSHLDFDLELAKSKSMDNPVYYIQYAHARIASIGKFSEGAKPDVRNLHLLDKPEEISLIKNLMRYPKIIQTAANNLEPYILLSYLQELASLFHSYYNSYRVVTDDNNVTGARLSLIKAVKAVLFSGLSLLGVNAPEKM, translated from the coding sequence ATGTCAAAACTAGAAGAGAAAATAATAAATCTAATAGAAGAGTCCATAAAAAAGTCATATCCTGACTGTCCCGCCAAGGTCTTACCTGAAGTCTACCTTGAATACCCGAAAGAAGACAGGTTTGGAGATTTTTCTACGAACATAGCGATGCGGCTTACACAGTCGCTGAAAAGATCGCCTATGGAGATAGCGTCGAACCTTGTAAGAGAGATGGTTCGACCAAAAGACGATATCGACCAGATCAAGATAGAGAAACCCGGATTTATAAATTTTTACCTTTCACGCAGTTCAGCAATAGATGAGCTCAAGGATATCCTTGGCCAGAAAAATAAGTTTGGCTGCTCCACTATCGGAAAAGGCAAGAAGGTGCAGATCGAGTTCGTGAGCGCTAATCCCACAGGGCCATTGACTGTGGCGCATGGCAGGCAGGCAGCTATTGGCGACAGTCTTGCGAGGATCATGGAAAACTGCGGATATAAAGTGACACGCGAATATTACCTCAATGATGAAGGCGTGCAGATGAATATCCTTGGCTGTTCAGTCAAGGCAAGGTTTTTGGAGGCGATCGGCGAAGGCTCAGGGTTTCCTGAAAATGGCTATAAAGGCGATTACATATATGAGATCGCGAGAGAGATGAAAGATAGGGCAAAGAAGGATACGCCTGATAAATCTTTTGCTGATTATGCCTATAAGCAGATCATGACTACGATAAAAAAGGACCTGGATGATTTTGGCGTACATTTTGATGTATGGTATAGCCAGAGAAAGCTTTCTGAATCCGGAAAGATAAAAAAGGCCCTTGCGATTTTAAAAGACAAGGGGTTTTTGTATGAGAAGGATGGCGCTACCTGGTTTGCGTCTACCAGATTTAAGGATGACAAGGATAGAGTTGTGATAAAAAATGATGGGAGTTTCACATATCTTGCGCCAGACATTGCCTATCACAAGGAAAAATTTGAAAAGGGATACAAGAAGGTGATAAACATATGGGGGCCTGATCATCATGGCTACGTGAATCGCATGAAGGCCGCGTGCCAGGCGCTCGGTTTTGACAAGGACAACCTTTCGATCCTTATCTCCCAACTTGTCACGCTCTATAGAGACAAAAAGCCAATGAAGATGTCCACAAGAGAAGGAGAGTTCATAACCCTGAGGCAGGTGATTGACGAGGTAGGCAAGGACGCGGGCAGGTTCTTTTTTATGATGCGCCGCACTGATAGCCACCTGGATTTTGATTTAGAGCTCGCAAAGTCCAAGAGCATGGACAACCCTGTTTATTACATCCAATACGCACATGCAAGGATCGCCAGCATTGGTAAGTTTTCAGAAGGTGCTAAGCCTGACGTGAGAAATCTACACCTTCTTGATAAGCCAGAAGAGATCAGCTTAATAAAGAACCTGATGCGCTATCCAAAGATAATCCAGACAGCTGCAAATAATCTTGAACCATATATATTATTGTCTTATCTGCAGGAATTAGCCAGCCTTTTTCATTCCTATTACAATTCTTATCGAGTGGTAACTGACGATAATAATGTTACTGGGGCCAGACTCTCTTTGATAAAAGCAGTCAAGGCAGTGCTTTTTAGCGGATTGAGTCTGCTTGGAGTGAATGCTCCTGAGAAAATGTAA